From the genome of Devriesea agamarum, one region includes:
- a CDS encoding phosphomannomutase/phosphoglucomutase, which translates to MTVSDRMREHGTAHTSRAVDLSALVKAYDVRGHAQAQFTAEVAEAFGAACVDELRAERSEHDADQVLSLLVGHDMRVSSPTLSDAFARGAARRGAQVIEIGLCSTDQLYCASGRKQLPGVMFTASHNPAPDNGMKMCRAGVRPIGRDTGLAAMRDRAEDYLRTGVIDQRGEGSRLREDTLSDYVDTVCALVPIEGRRPVRVVVDAANAMAGLTVPAVAERLPFLTVIPLYFDLDGTFPNHEANPLDPKNLVDLQAAVREHGADLGLAFDGDADRCFIVDEQGNAVSASAITALIATREIERAREQGEDAPAVVANLVSSRHVSEAIHAAGGRHVRSRVGHSLIKALMAQNNAVFGGEHSAHYYFRDFYFADSGMLAALHVLAALVETDGPVSQLLAEHSPYVASGELNSRVADVHRATEAVRRAFASVNGVEFDDLDGMTVTRWDDENPRDDDWWFSLRASNTEPLLRLNVEARNERVRDEIRDQVLDIVRA; encoded by the coding sequence ATGACAGTTAGTGACCGCATGCGTGAGCACGGCACCGCCCACACTTCCCGCGCCGTTGATCTAAGCGCTCTGGTCAAGGCTTATGACGTGCGCGGACATGCGCAGGCTCAGTTCACAGCTGAGGTTGCTGAAGCGTTCGGCGCAGCTTGCGTCGATGAACTGCGAGCCGAGCGGTCCGAGCACGACGCTGATCAGGTGCTGAGCTTGCTGGTTGGACACGATATGAGAGTGTCCTCGCCGACGCTGTCGGATGCTTTTGCCCGAGGTGCCGCGCGGCGCGGCGCCCAGGTCATTGAGATTGGCCTGTGCTCTACCGATCAGCTGTACTGCGCCTCCGGGCGAAAGCAGCTTCCCGGTGTCATGTTTACAGCCAGCCATAATCCGGCCCCGGATAATGGCATGAAAATGTGTCGGGCGGGGGTCCGTCCTATCGGCCGAGATACCGGGTTGGCTGCGATGCGGGATCGCGCCGAGGACTATCTGCGCACCGGTGTGATCGACCAGAGGGGGGAGGGGAGCCGTCTGCGTGAGGATACCTTGAGTGACTATGTGGACACTGTCTGTGCGCTGGTACCCATTGAGGGGCGCCGTCCGGTGCGCGTGGTGGTTGATGCCGCGAACGCTATGGCGGGTCTGACCGTACCGGCGGTAGCTGAGCGTCTGCCGTTCCTGACCGTGATTCCGCTGTATTTCGATCTCGATGGCACGTTCCCCAACCATGAAGCCAATCCTCTAGATCCGAAAAACCTTGTGGATTTGCAGGCGGCAGTGCGAGAGCACGGTGCAGATCTTGGATTAGCGTTCGACGGCGATGCTGACCGCTGTTTCATCGTTGATGAACAGGGTAATGCTGTGTCGGCGTCGGCGATTACCGCATTGATTGCGACGCGTGAAATTGAACGCGCGCGTGAACAGGGCGAGGATGCTCCCGCTGTGGTTGCGAATCTGGTGTCGTCCCGTCATGTCAGTGAAGCGATCCATGCGGCAGGTGGACGGCATGTGCGCAGCCGGGTCGGGCATTCGCTGATTAAAGCTCTGATGGCGCAGAACAATGCGGTGTTCGGTGGCGAACATTCGGCGCACTACTATTTCCGGGATTTTTACTTTGCTGATTCTGGGATGCTGGCTGCGTTGCATGTGCTCGCGGCTTTGGTGGAAACAGACGGCCCGGTCTCGCAGCTACTGGCGGAGCATTCTCCGTATGTGGCGAGCGGTGAACTGAATTCGCGGGTTGCGGATGTTCATCGTGCGACCGAGGCGGTGCGCAGGGCATTTGCATCGGTTAACGGCGTTGAGTTTGACGACCTGGATGGTATGACTGTCACTCGCTGGGACGATGAGAATCCGCGCGATGACGACTGGTGGTTTTCTCTGCGTGCATCGAATACGGAACCATTGCTGCGACTAAACGTTGAGGCCCGTAATGAGCGAGTGCGCGATGAAATCCGGGATCAGGTTTTAGACATCGTCCGCGCCTGA
- a CDS encoding RDD family protein yields the protein MNSNHSTGHRDRVVLGEGVALSLRPAPFGVRILSFLIDALVILCFLFGAVFGISFFTADQLNEAARAALAVIVSVLAFVGYPVICEQVFSGRSLGRLALGTRVVRDDGGPVQLRQSILRSIAGVGELWITTGAIALVTSMIDRRSRRLGDMLAGTYVIQERMAIRRANPLTVPASLQVWAATADLGHLPDPLVHEIRGFLPRAAKIHPESRRRLGRDLVQQALPYVAPPPPPGTNPELFLTALLAERTRRDILRLHKRSERLDEINKRLGNLPFINPSSPHHRSTPAAPRT from the coding sequence ATGAACAGCAATCACAGCACCGGGCATCGCGACCGAGTGGTGCTCGGTGAAGGCGTTGCACTGTCACTGAGACCAGCTCCTTTCGGCGTGCGTATCCTCTCCTTCCTGATTGATGCACTGGTCATCTTGTGTTTCCTGTTCGGTGCCGTTTTTGGCATTAGTTTCTTCACCGCGGACCAACTGAACGAGGCGGCTCGAGCAGCGCTTGCGGTCATCGTGAGCGTCTTGGCGTTCGTCGGGTACCCCGTCATCTGCGAACAGGTGTTCTCAGGCCGCTCACTGGGCCGTTTAGCCCTAGGCACCCGCGTGGTGCGCGACGATGGTGGGCCGGTCCAACTGCGCCAGAGCATCCTCAGGTCCATTGCAGGCGTCGGCGAATTGTGGATCACCACCGGTGCCATTGCATTAGTCACCTCGATGATTGACCGACGCTCACGCCGTCTTGGCGACATGCTGGCCGGCACCTACGTGATTCAAGAACGCATGGCGATCCGGCGTGCCAATCCGCTCACCGTGCCCGCCTCGCTCCAGGTGTGGGCCGCGACCGCCGATCTCGGCCATCTACCCGATCCGCTCGTTCATGAGATCCGAGGTTTCCTTCCCCGGGCCGCTAAAATTCACCCGGAATCCCGACGGCGGTTAGGGCGAGACCTCGTGCAGCAGGCCCTACCCTATGTCGCACCGCCGCCACCGCCCGGAACAAACCCGGAACTGTTTTTAACCGCCCTCCTTGCCGAACGCACTCGGCGCGACATCCTCCGGCTACACAAGCGTTCAGAACGCCTAGATGAGATCAATAAACGACTCGGAAACCTGCCGTTTATCAATCCATCTAGCCCACATCACAGGTCCACCCCGGCTGCCCCGCGCACGTAA
- a CDS encoding stage II sporulation protein M, whose protein sequence is MDLDAFITVNGHTWARLDRLSRRRSLRADEIDEFVVAYERTATHLSVIRSTEPDTDLVAHLSVILSRARHRLVGTRTTTWSAIVRFFWEDFPAALWRCRWWTLWAAIFTIGVALAMALWFGFSQEVRDTVLSMEDQQKLVHHEFVDYYFKSDSASFSAQVWTNNAWLVAQCVVLGITGFMPLYFLFMNALNLGMVAGTMAAYGGLGTFFIYILPHGMLELTCVFVGAGAGFSLFMAWVRPGPLPRSWALASAARSLVTVSMGMVVVLFISGLVEGFVTPSSLPAAVRIGIGAVVWIAFLVYAYGRGRQVAARGITGDLDEEKVGDRVAISS, encoded by the coding sequence GTGGATCTCGACGCCTTTATCACCGTGAACGGACACACTTGGGCACGCTTAGACCGTCTAAGCCGTCGCCGCAGCCTTCGCGCCGACGAGATTGATGAATTCGTGGTCGCGTATGAGCGCACCGCAACGCATTTGTCTGTGATCCGTTCGACTGAGCCTGATACAGACCTGGTCGCGCACCTTTCAGTGATTTTGAGCCGGGCTAGGCATCGCCTGGTCGGAACCAGGACCACGACTTGGTCGGCGATTGTGCGCTTTTTCTGGGAAGACTTTCCGGCGGCTCTGTGGAGATGCCGCTGGTGGACTCTCTGGGCTGCAATTTTTACGATTGGTGTCGCACTCGCCATGGCTTTGTGGTTCGGCTTTTCTCAAGAGGTGCGGGACACGGTTTTGAGTATGGAGGACCAGCAGAAGTTGGTTCACCATGAGTTTGTTGACTATTACTTTAAATCTGATTCCGCGTCATTCAGTGCCCAGGTGTGGACGAATAATGCCTGGCTCGTGGCGCAATGCGTTGTGCTTGGCATCACCGGATTTATGCCGTTGTATTTTCTGTTCATGAACGCCCTCAATCTGGGGATGGTGGCCGGGACGATGGCTGCTTACGGCGGGCTCGGAACATTCTTCATCTACATTCTCCCCCACGGCATGCTGGAGCTTACCTGCGTGTTTGTCGGTGCTGGGGCGGGGTTTTCGCTTTTTATGGCTTGGGTGCGTCCGGGCCCGCTACCTCGTTCCTGGGCTCTAGCATCGGCCGCGCGCTCGCTGGTGACGGTCAGCATGGGCATGGTGGTGGTCCTGTTTATTTCAGGACTGGTCGAGGGGTTTGTGACACCGTCATCTCTGCCTGCTGCGGTTCGGATCGGAATTGGCGCGGTGGTGTGGATAGCTTTCCTGGTGTACGCCTACGGTCGAGGCCGTCAAGTAGCAGCCCGTGGCATTACCGGGGATCTTGACGAGGAGAAAGTGGGAGACCGGGTGGCGATCTCTAGCTAG
- a CDS encoding DUF58 domain-containing protein: MVPTLRGILLAVCGFIPIVLWQSWVTLVICTVGCAILLLADVLATPRTRRLAVTRQLPSQVSLGNTIHGQLLITNPTGRTLHLLLRDAWNPTAGINPHRAALTIPARERRAVSQEFTPTRRGMHSSHAIGVWIRGPLGLTRRTGKLTVPGTLIALHPFASRRHLPSRLRRLREIEGLSAVHTRGQGTEFDSLRDFVDGDDVRSIDWRATARRRHVVVRTWRPERDRRILIVVDTSRTSAVRIGDVPRFDALLDAALLLTALAIQAGDRVDLIGVDRITHLSVSGSSPSTVLSDMVHATASVQPALVETNWDLVAREVERRTRPGTLVVLLTGLDVAAAENGVLAVTDRIVAHHPVIVASAKDPVLDELSTHRDDIDQVYRAASAEIGLHAREVMGEMLMRRGCLVADKSPDDLPCYVADLYIALKAQGKL, from the coding sequence ATGGTTCCTACACTGCGCGGCATCCTTCTGGCGGTCTGCGGATTCATTCCCATCGTGCTGTGGCAGAGCTGGGTCACATTGGTGATCTGCACGGTGGGGTGTGCCATCTTGCTGCTCGCGGATGTGCTCGCCACTCCCCGAACACGACGACTCGCCGTAACCCGTCAGCTCCCCTCTCAAGTGAGCCTTGGCAACACCATTCACGGCCAGCTCCTCATCACGAACCCCACGGGCCGAACCCTGCACCTGCTGCTGAGGGATGCCTGGAACCCCACCGCCGGAATCAACCCTCACCGAGCCGCACTGACAATTCCCGCCCGTGAACGCCGTGCGGTGTCCCAGGAGTTCACCCCGACGAGGCGTGGAATGCACTCATCGCATGCGATCGGTGTATGGATACGCGGCCCCCTTGGTCTCACCCGGCGCACTGGAAAGCTCACCGTCCCTGGAACGCTCATTGCGCTTCATCCCTTTGCCTCCCGGCGACACCTGCCATCTCGACTGCGGCGACTGCGGGAAATTGAGGGCTTATCTGCCGTTCATACGCGCGGTCAGGGTACGGAGTTTGATTCTCTAAGAGACTTTGTGGACGGCGACGACGTACGGTCCATCGACTGGCGGGCTACTGCTCGCCGCAGGCATGTGGTTGTCAGGACGTGGCGTCCAGAACGCGACCGTCGGATCCTGATCGTGGTGGACACCTCCCGCACATCCGCTGTGCGCATCGGAGACGTCCCGCGTTTCGATGCTCTGCTCGATGCCGCCCTCCTGCTGACCGCGCTGGCAATCCAAGCTGGTGACCGGGTGGATTTAATCGGAGTGGACCGGATTACCCATCTGAGCGTGAGCGGCTCATCCCCCTCAACAGTGCTCTCTGACATGGTTCATGCCACGGCTTCGGTGCAGCCCGCCTTGGTCGAAACTAACTGGGATTTAGTTGCCCGAGAGGTAGAACGCCGCACTCGGCCCGGAACTTTGGTCGTTCTACTCACCGGCCTCGACGTTGCCGCCGCAGAAAATGGAGTATTAGCGGTAACCGACCGCATTGTGGCCCACCATCCTGTCATCGTTGCCTCCGCGAAAGATCCCGTCCTCGACGAACTATCAACGCACCGAGATGATATTGATCAGGTATATCGGGCGGCTTCAGCAGAGATTGGGCTGCATGCGCGCGAGGTTATGGGTGAAATGCTGATGCGGCGTGGATGCCTGGTAGCCGATAAGTCCCCGGACGATCTACCCTGCTATGTAGCCGATCTCTATATCGCGTTAAAAGCTCAAGGGAAACTGTAA
- a CDS encoding AAA family ATPase: MTDQNPPVAHPANQSSPAEAQATSVREKLAAVSGEIHKAVVGQDSAVTSLVVGMLCRGHVLLEGVPGVAKTLLVRALAASLDIEMRRVQFTPDMMPGDVTGSLVYDASTSDLVFREGPVFTNLLLADEINRTPPKTQSALLEAMEERQVTVDGRARLLPDPFMVVATQNPIEFDGTYALPEAQLDRFLLKAVLPLPERQDEVSVLQRHADGFDTRDLASAGLTMVANPESLRQAQEDVLTVKIERPVLEYIVDLCRATRTSPSLSMGVSPRGAIALMRTSRAWAYLTGRDFVTPDDVKALAPATLGHRVKLTTEAQLESVSVDSVLASTLATVPVPR, translated from the coding sequence ATGACCGACCAAAACCCTCCTGTCGCGCATCCGGCGAACCAGTCGTCACCAGCCGAAGCTCAGGCAACCAGCGTTCGCGAAAAATTGGCTGCCGTTAGCGGCGAAATCCATAAGGCAGTGGTCGGCCAAGACTCCGCCGTAACCAGCTTGGTGGTCGGGATGCTGTGCCGCGGACACGTCCTGCTCGAAGGTGTCCCAGGAGTGGCCAAAACCCTGCTGGTCCGAGCGCTCGCAGCATCCCTCGACATCGAAATGCGCCGGGTTCAATTCACCCCCGACATGATGCCGGGTGACGTCACCGGATCACTGGTCTACGACGCCTCCACGTCCGATCTCGTCTTTAGAGAAGGCCCTGTTTTCACCAATCTGCTTCTTGCAGATGAGATCAACCGGACACCTCCGAAAACCCAGTCGGCGCTGCTGGAGGCCATGGAAGAACGCCAGGTTACCGTCGACGGTCGAGCGCGGTTGCTCCCGGACCCCTTCATGGTGGTCGCTACCCAAAACCCGATTGAGTTCGACGGCACCTATGCCCTGCCCGAGGCACAACTAGACCGTTTCCTGCTCAAAGCAGTGCTTCCCCTGCCCGAACGGCAAGATGAAGTGAGCGTCCTCCAACGTCACGCCGACGGGTTCGATACGCGCGACCTCGCCTCAGCCGGTCTCACCATGGTGGCCAACCCAGAGTCCTTGCGGCAGGCCCAAGAAGACGTCCTCACGGTGAAAATCGAGCGTCCTGTCCTGGAATACATCGTGGATCTTTGCCGCGCGACCCGCACCTCACCGAGTTTGTCCATGGGTGTATCCCCGCGCGGCGCCATCGCATTGATGCGTACGTCCCGCGCCTGGGCGTACTTAACCGGACGCGATTTTGTTACCCCGGACGATGTCAAAGCGCTCGCCCCGGCGACCCTAGGACACCGCGTGAAGCTCACCACCGAAGCCCAACTAGAAAGTGTGAGCGTCGATTCGGTGCTGGCCTCGACGCTGGCCACCGTTCCCGTTCCTCGCTGA
- a CDS encoding DUF4350 domain-containing protein: MNRTDRRLLAFIIAVVAILVVVVVLRDDYLRGLMEPSSPEPNGSRAVVKVLDREGITVTTQRTTSEAASAVRRGETVLITQTATLNPAQVDALASALKAPNDPRHPGRIVLLHPAENVLDVLAPSIRQKGGLDHAATVAAHCTDGPSYGARRLFIRGSDGRQGEPPERTYQVGAGAKGCFKSSEGFIVAQQDRVIAVGSTSMFRNDSIARSDNAAFTLNLLSQTSHVTWYLPSPTDPMTSEDKGDLLDHLPPWLLSALDWLLIPLILTLVMVGRRLGPVVIEPLPVTVRAQEVTLGRANLMRHARARTRAADALRSGTSRRLARLLNVSPADGLGPLTTALAQRTNRSQHELKKLLEHSPVTTDSELINLARDLSQLEKEIPR; the protein is encoded by the coding sequence GTGAATCGCACCGACCGCCGTCTGCTCGCGTTCATCATCGCGGTTGTCGCTATTCTCGTGGTGGTTGTTGTGTTACGGGATGACTACCTCCGGGGGTTGATGGAACCGTCCTCCCCTGAGCCCAATGGGTCCCGCGCGGTGGTCAAAGTCCTCGACCGCGAAGGGATCACGGTGACAACCCAGCGCACGACCAGTGAGGCCGCCTCGGCTGTGCGACGAGGTGAAACCGTGCTCATCACCCAAACCGCAACCTTGAACCCAGCCCAAGTCGATGCACTTGCCTCAGCGCTGAAGGCTCCAAATGATCCCCGGCATCCTGGGCGCATCGTGCTGCTCCATCCGGCCGAAAATGTGCTGGATGTCCTCGCTCCGAGTATTCGCCAAAAGGGTGGACTCGACCATGCGGCGACCGTTGCCGCCCACTGCACAGACGGTCCCTCCTACGGTGCGCGTCGGCTCTTCATCAGAGGATCAGACGGCCGCCAAGGTGAGCCCCCCGAGCGGACCTACCAGGTGGGTGCGGGCGCCAAGGGCTGCTTTAAATCCTCAGAAGGCTTCATCGTGGCGCAACAGGATCGTGTGATAGCCGTCGGCTCGACCTCAATGTTCCGCAACGATTCCATCGCCCGGTCCGATAACGCGGCCTTCACGCTGAACCTCCTGAGCCAGACATCTCACGTCACCTGGTATCTTCCAAGCCCCACCGATCCGATGACCAGTGAGGATAAGGGCGACCTATTAGACCACCTGCCGCCCTGGCTGCTCTCCGCTTTGGACTGGCTGCTCATCCCCCTCATCCTGACCCTGGTGATGGTCGGTCGTCGCCTTGGCCCCGTGGTCATTGAACCGTTACCGGTGACGGTGCGCGCCCAGGAAGTGACCCTAGGAAGGGCAAACCTTATGCGTCATGCCCGGGCACGGACCAGGGCAGCCGATGCCCTACGCTCGGGAACCTCCCGGCGCCTGGCCCGACTCCTTAACGTCTCCCCAGCGGACGGGCTCGGTCCGCTCACCACTGCCCTGGCTCAGCGCACCAATCGCAGCCAGCACGAACTCAAAAAGTTACTGGAACACTCGCCGGTCACCACTGACAGCGAGCTCATCAACCTCGCACGAGACCTCTCACAACTCGAGAAGGAGATCCCTCGATGA
- a CDS encoding DUF4129 domain-containing protein — MIPPPLQLTVDPDHARWLLLDELSRPEYSRSRSLLRELWEMIVSWFNAISDGSGIGRSLGIALLIFVIGALAVSALMVIRTTGLLHRNHATHSATAASIASVRSADELLQAARSAQAEGHNREAVLLGVRALVKDLDERTILDVTDGMTALEAARKAAPAFPDLRSRLVRAAHDFDRAAYSRWGVSSRAADDVILLADYVRQTSPQWNGVAA, encoded by the coding sequence ATGATCCCTCCCCCGCTACAGCTCACCGTGGATCCAGACCACGCACGATGGCTCTTGCTCGACGAACTATCTCGGCCAGAGTATTCACGTTCCCGCTCCCTGCTACGAGAGCTATGGGAAATGATTGTCTCCTGGTTTAACGCTATTTCTGACGGCAGCGGAATAGGGCGGAGCCTAGGCATCGCTCTTCTCATATTCGTCATCGGAGCGTTAGCGGTTAGCGCCCTGATGGTCATACGCACCACCGGCCTTTTGCATCGCAACCACGCGACCCACTCAGCTACTGCGGCCAGCATCGCTTCCGTCCGCAGCGCAGATGAACTTCTGCAGGCTGCCCGAAGTGCCCAGGCAGAGGGTCATAATCGAGAGGCCGTGCTGTTAGGTGTCCGCGCTCTCGTCAAAGACCTAGACGAACGCACGATATTGGATGTCACAGATGGTATGACGGCGTTGGAAGCCGCGCGCAAAGCCGCTCCCGCTTTTCCTGATTTACGCAGCCGGCTGGTGCGAGCTGCCCACGACTTTGACCGCGCAGCATACTCCCGTTGGGGAGTTAGTTCCCGCGCTGCCGACGATGTGATTTTGCTGGCGGACTACGTGCGCCAAACCTCACCGCAGTGGAACGGGGTCGCGGCGTGA
- the mtrA gene encoding MtrAB system response regulator MtrA has product MTTPAGPRILAVDDDLAIAEMVGIVLRGKGFDVTTCSDGAQALEVFDQVRPDVVLLDLMLPGMDGIEVCRRLRDESGVPIIMLTARSDTADIVEGLEAGADDYLTKPFEPDELVARIRARVRRTDIPSTERLVIGDLEIDVDGHVVRRGQTQIALTPLEFDLLVQLARKPWQVFTREVLLQEVWGYRHAADTRLVNVHVQRLRAKIEHDPENPSIVVTVRGVGYRAGSD; this is encoded by the coding sequence ATGACCACCCCTGCAGGCCCCCGAATCCTTGCCGTGGATGATGACCTTGCGATTGCTGAGATGGTCGGAATTGTGCTTCGCGGTAAGGGATTTGACGTGACCACATGCTCCGACGGGGCGCAAGCTTTGGAAGTTTTCGACCAGGTGCGCCCCGATGTCGTGCTCTTGGATCTGATGCTCCCAGGTATGGATGGCATTGAAGTGTGCCGACGCCTGCGCGATGAGTCGGGGGTTCCGATTATCATGCTCACGGCCCGCTCTGACACCGCCGATATCGTGGAAGGTTTGGAGGCCGGGGCGGATGACTATCTCACGAAGCCATTTGAACCGGATGAGCTGGTGGCTCGAATCCGTGCCCGGGTGCGGCGCACAGATATCCCGAGCACGGAACGTTTGGTGATTGGCGACCTCGAGATTGATGTGGATGGTCATGTCGTGCGCCGGGGTCAAACTCAGATCGCCTTGACCCCGCTGGAATTCGATTTGCTGGTGCAGCTGGCGCGCAAACCCTGGCAGGTGTTTACGCGGGAAGTGCTGCTCCAAGAGGTGTGGGGGTATCGCCACGCCGCCGATACCCGACTGGTGAACGTGCATGTGCAGCGTTTGCGGGCCAAGATCGAACACGATCCGGAAAATCCGTCGATCGTCGTGACCGTGCGCGGGGTTGGTTATCGCGCCGGATCCGACTGA
- the mtrB gene encoding MtrAB system histidine kinase MtrB has product MIAPRSWSLTVRVVVVTVVLATVGVLTVGLYLSSVIADGVFEQRSSRILAEAQDTRRGLMGAMDAARNGTTIQQQDTATRFVQSLRTFDEGAQRQAALVPADPESSLSMVTTDRTMLSSVSPELHRKVASGDGVYWQSVALADDGRTVPGIIVGTRVTVPGAGSYDLYLRYSLSNEQNTLEFVQHTLIGAGAALLVLLAGIAVVVARMVTNPLRRAAAAAERLAQGDLSSRMEVSGADELGRVGTSFNHMAASLQEKVEGLAELSRLQHRFVSDVSHELRTPLTTIRMAAAVLDDVKSSFPPDVRRTSELMTTQVRRFDSLLADLLEISRFDAGAAVLDARSEDLGEVVDLAVLDASPIARERGTRLEVRCLADDVTAVVDARRIGRIFRNLITNAIEHGAGKPVLIEIGADAQAVAVVVQDFGQGLTPEAAERVFDRFWRADPSRARTLGGTGLGLAISLEDAHLHAGWLQAWGQEGLGAVFRLTLPRRPGTTLASSPLPLHRDLNMETWISAATGSLGPARAHCDSCASSGDRARLPGPADLPADLAGSDSHLAAEGTGAAKPAECNDYIDQSGVMDNDRAPGQVNLGDRTGTVTDEDEALGVQPEHDEHREAEGRHE; this is encoded by the coding sequence GTGATCGCTCCGCGGTCGTGGTCCCTGACCGTGCGGGTGGTGGTAGTGACCGTGGTTCTTGCCACGGTCGGGGTTTTGACAGTGGGGTTGTATTTATCGTCGGTGATTGCGGACGGTGTTTTTGAACAGCGCAGCAGCCGGATTTTGGCAGAGGCTCAGGACACTCGCCGAGGTTTGATGGGGGCTATGGATGCCGCCCGCAACGGAACCACAATTCAGCAGCAGGACACCGCAACACGGTTTGTTCAGTCGTTACGCACATTCGATGAGGGGGCGCAGCGTCAGGCCGCCTTGGTGCCGGCGGACCCGGAGAGTTCATTGTCTATGGTGACCACTGACCGCACGATGCTGTCATCGGTTTCTCCGGAGCTTCATCGCAAGGTGGCCAGCGGTGACGGCGTGTATTGGCAGAGTGTGGCATTGGCTGACGATGGCCGCACGGTTCCCGGGATTATTGTCGGAACCCGGGTGACGGTGCCTGGTGCGGGATCCTACGACCTATATTTGCGCTATTCGCTCAGCAACGAGCAAAACACCCTGGAGTTTGTGCAGCACACCCTGATTGGGGCGGGGGCTGCGCTGCTGGTGCTCCTAGCGGGAATTGCCGTGGTTGTCGCCCGAATGGTCACTAACCCGCTGCGCAGAGCGGCGGCAGCGGCGGAGCGTTTAGCGCAGGGTGACCTCAGCTCGCGCATGGAGGTGTCGGGTGCGGACGAACTGGGGAGGGTTGGCACCTCGTTTAACCATATGGCGGCGTCGCTGCAGGAAAAGGTGGAGGGCTTAGCTGAACTGTCCAGGCTTCAGCACAGGTTTGTGTCGGATGTGTCCCATGAGCTGCGCACCCCGCTGACCACTATCCGCATGGCCGCAGCGGTGCTCGACGATGTGAAGTCCAGTTTTCCGCCCGATGTGCGGCGCACCAGCGAGTTAATGACGACCCAGGTGCGACGGTTCGATTCGTTGCTGGCTGACCTCCTGGAGATTTCGCGGTTCGACGCGGGGGCCGCCGTGCTGGATGCCCGCAGCGAAGATCTAGGCGAGGTGGTCGACCTTGCGGTTCTTGACGCTAGCCCAATCGCGCGTGAGCGAGGCACCCGCCTAGAGGTGCGGTGCCTGGCTGATGATGTCACGGCGGTTGTTGATGCCCGGAGGATTGGGAGGATCTTCCGTAACCTCATCACTAATGCGATTGAGCACGGGGCAGGTAAGCCCGTTCTCATTGAAATAGGGGCGGACGCTCAAGCGGTTGCCGTGGTGGTTCAAGATTTCGGCCAGGGGCTCACCCCGGAAGCGGCGGAACGGGTCTTTGACCGGTTTTGGCGTGCCGACCCCTCCCGGGCGAGAACGCTCGGCGGGACCGGCCTGGGTTTAGCAATTTCTCTGGAAGACGCTCACCTGCACGCTGGCTGGTTACAGGCGTGGGGCCAGGAAGGTTTGGGAGCGGTCTTTCGGCTCACGCTGCCACGGCGCCCCGGCACCACGCTCGCTTCATCACCATTGCCGCTGCATCGCGATCTCAACATGGAGACGTGGATCAGTGCTGCGACTGGGTCGTTGGGCCCTGCGCGTGCGCATTGTGACTCGTGCGCATCCTCCGGCGATAGGGCGCGTCTGCCTGGTCCTGCAGATTTGCCAGCGGACTTGGCTGGTTCTGATTCTCACCTAGCTGCTGAGGGCACCGGAGCAGCTAAACCTGCGGAATGCAACGACTACATAGATCAATCTGGGGTGATGGATAACGACCGTGCTCCCGGTCAGGTGAACCTGGGGGACCGGACCGGCACGGTGACGGATGAGGACGAGGCCTTGGGTGTCCAGCCTGAGCACGATGAGCATAGGGAAGCGGAAGGTCGCCATGAGTAG